A stretch of Miscanthus floridulus cultivar M001 chromosome 13, ASM1932011v1, whole genome shotgun sequence DNA encodes these proteins:
- the LOC136499098 gene encoding ENTH domain-containing protein C794.11c-like → MAASTARWQLLAGHVKRQASGFLLDKYKQARLAMGDVTPAELLVQEATNNEPCVPDAKTLACIADAAFDMDDFWRIAKVLHQRLSRAADWKEWRPVYKALVVLEFLLTHGPEDLPREFLADMPAMHDLRSFNYVDDKGFNWGACMQRRTDSVLSLLTDADRLREARRRAIRVSHEVHGGGGGFGSPTSSSSPSSASSSASSRTSRTWSFGGSSHHSDSPTMCLTCASDADYRHDKKCDAYTADDDCWASSNYKSGGRWAATVDEGDAEDQHQGLTDDAWDAHLVEDSTSTWSARLLGSLSLTTSRASGFQSLSQPEQRRTPKKLQGRLQRQLSADYSRP, encoded by the exons atggccgCAAGCACGGCGCGGTGGCAGCTGCTGGCCGGCCACGTGAAGCGGCAGGCGTCGGGGTTCCTGCTGGACAAGTACAAGCAGGCGAGGCTGGCGATGGGCGACGTGACGCCGGCAGAGCT GCTGGTCCAGGAGGCGACCAACAACGAGCCGTGCGTCCCCGACGCCAAGACGCTGGCGTGCATCGCCGACGCCGCCTTCGACATGGACGACTTCTGGAGGATCGCCAAGGTGCTGCACCAGAGGCTGAGCCGCGCCGCCGACTGGAAGGAGTGGCGCCCCGTGTACAAGGCGCTGGTGGTGCTCGAGTTCCTGCTGACCCACGGGCCCGAGGACCTGCCGCGCGAGTTCCTGGCGGACATGCCCGCCATGCACGACCTCCGCAGCTTCAACTACGTCGATGACAAGGGCTTCAACTGGGGCGCCTGCATGCAGCGCCGGACCGACAGCGTCCTGTCGCTGCTCACGGACGCCGACCGCCTCAGGGAGGCGCGGCGCAGGGCCATCAGGGTCTCTCACGAggtgcacggcggcggcggcggattcgGCAGCCCGACGTCGTCGTCCTCCCCGTCCTCGGCCTCGTCCTCCGCCTCCTCCAGGACCTCGCGCACCTGGTCCTTCGGCGGGTCCTCCCACCACTCCGACAGCCCCACCATGTGCCTCACCTGCGCCTCCGACGCCGACTACCGCCACGACAAGAAATGCGACGCCTACACGGCCGACGACGACTGCTGGGCCTCGTCGAATTACAAGAGCGGCGGCAGGTGGGCGGCCACGGTGGACGAAGGCGACGCCGAGGACCAGCACCAGGGGCTCACGGACGACGCCTGGGACGCCCACCTAGTGGAGGACAGCACCAGCACATGGTCCGCCAGGTTGCTCGGTTCCTTGTCCTTGACCACCAGCAGGGCCTCAGGCTTCCAGAGTCTGTCGCAACCGGAGCAGCGAAGGACACCCAAGAAGCTGCAGGGGCGGCTCCAGCGCCAGCTTTCCGCCGACTATTCACGCCCTTGA